The sequence CGGGGGCCGAAGAGGTCGCGGTAGCCCTGCTGCATGTCCTGCATGCGCACGCCGTCACCGCCGCCGAAGAGGTTCCAGTAGACGAGCGTCTCGGGGTTCAGCTCGGAGCCGAGGAACCCGGCGCCCAGCGGGGAGGAGCATCCGGCCAGCGGCAGCGCCGCGGCGGCCAGCGCCCCGGCACCCAGCAGCCGACGACGGCTGATCCCCGCGTTCGCCGCGGGGAGGAGGGGCGCTGAGCGGGGTGGGCGATTGCTCATCTCATCACTCCATCGGGATCCGACTGACGGTCGGGAGCTTCACGTCCCGCACGCTGCATCGCGCACGGCCCGTCGGGGCGTCTCTCCAGCGAGCCGCACCTGCCTGCCGACCACTGCGGCAGATGTGCTCTGCCTCACGTGGGCAGGTTACATCGTTGCAGGTTCGGACACAACGCCCCGCCGTCCGAGGCCGGGAGAGGCCGACGAACCAGCATCTGACCTCCGCGTCCTCCAGTGCCGGACCTCCCCGAGCACCGGCGCCACTCCTCCCCCTCCACTACACGGCAGAACGCGCAAACTTCTTGTCGCTGGCGTGGACTCACCCCGTATACGGAGCTGAGTCAACGCCAGCGACAAGAAGTTCGTTCGCCGAGACCGGGAGGGGCTGGCCGGGCGGCGCCGGGTGGGCGCAGCCGGGTCAGGCCGGACCGGGTGGGTGTAAGCCGGGCCGGACCGGGTGGGCGCAGGGTCAGGCGCCGGTGCCGGAGCGCTTCTTGTTCCAGACGTCGAAGGCGACGGCGATCAGCAGGACCACGCCGCGCACCACCGACTGGGTGGACTGGTCGATGCCCATGATCGACATGCCGTTGGACATGACCGCCATGATCAGACCGCCGATGATCGCGCCGTGGACCTTGCCCACGCCGCCGGTCACCGCGGCGCCGCCGATGAAGGCGGCGGCGATCGCGTCGAGCTCGAACATGTTGCCGGCGCCGGGCTGGGCGCTGTTGGAGCGCGCCGAGTAGACGATGCCGGCGATGGCCGAGAGCAGGCCCATGTTGACGAACAGCCACATGTTCACGCGGCGGGTCTTCACACCGGAGAGCCGTGCGGCCTGGAGGTTGCCGCCCATCGCGTAGATGTGCCGGCCGAAGATCGTGCGCTGGCTGACGAAGCCGTAGATGAGCACGAGGGCGGCCAGCAGGATCAGCACCACGGGCAGGCCGCGCGAGTGCGCGAGCTGCCAGGCGAAGGCCATGACCACGAGGGCCACGGCGAGGTTCTTCACCCAGAACAGCCAGAACGCCTCGACCTGCTGCTTGTACTTCAGCTTCGCGAGGCGGCCGCGGTACTGCTGGATCACGAACACCGCGATCAGCGCGGCGCCGAGGATGAGCGTGAAGGCGTCGTAGCCGTTCCCGCCCAGCAGCCCGTTGAGGAAGCCGCCGGAGATGTACTGGTACTCCTTCGGGAACGGCGAGAGGGAGACGTTGCCGAGCACCTGCATGGTCAGGCCGCGGAAGATGAGCATGCCGGCCAGGGTGACGATGAACGCCGGGATGCCCACATAGGCCACCCAGAAGCCCTGCCACAGCCCCACCAGCACGCCGGTGGCGAGCGCGGCGACCACGCCCACCCACCAGGGCAGGCCGTTGCCGATCACCACCACGGCGGCGACCGCGCCGGTCAGCGCGACCACCGAGCCCACCGACAGGTCGATGTGCCCGGCGACGATGATCAGCACCATGCCGATCGCGAGGATCAGGATGTAGGAGTACTGCAGCACCAGGTTGGTGAGGTTGCCCGGGCTGAGCAGCTGTCCCTTGGTGAGGATCGAGAACAGCACGATGATGAAGACGAATGCGATGTAGATGCCGCTCGAGCGCATGTTGCGCGTGAGCAGCTCCTTGATGTCAGAAGTTCCGGCCATGAGGCCCGCTCACTCCCTCTCCATGGTCATGAGCTCCATGAGGTGCTCCTGCGTGGCGTCCTGGGCGGCGACCTCGCCGGTGACCCGGCCCGCGGACAGTGTGTAGATGCGATCTGCCACCCCCATCACCTCGGGAAGCTCCGAGGAGATGACGATGATGGCTTTGCCCGACTCGGCGAGCTGGTTGATGATCGAGTAGATCTCGAACTTCGCGCCGACGTCGACGCCGCGGGTGGGCTCGTCGAGGATCAGCAGCTCGGGCTCGGTGTACAGCCACTTGCTGAGCACCACCTTCTGCTGGTTGCCGCCCGAGAGCTTCCCGACGGTCGCCATGACCGTCGGCGTCTTGATGTTCAGCGAGGAGCGGTAGCGCTCGGCGACCGCGATCTCCTCGTTGCCGTTGATCCAGCCGCCGGTGGTGATCTTCTTCAGCGCGGCGGCGGTGACGTTGGTGCGGATGTCCTGGATGAGGTTCAGCCCGTACTGCTTGCGGTCCTCGGAGACGTAGGCGATGCCGGCGTCGATCGCGTCGGCGACGGTGCGCATCCGCACCGGTCGGCCGTGCATGTAGGCGGTGCCGGTGATGTCCCGGCCGTAGGACTGGCCGAACACGCTCATCGCGAGCTCGGTGCGGCCTGCGCCCATCAGCCCGGCGATGCCCACGACCTCGCCGGCGCGCACGGTGAGCGAGGCCTTGTCCACGACGGTGCGGCCGGGCTGGGTGGGATGGCCGACGTGCCAGTCCTCGATCCGGAAGATCTCCTCGCCGATCTGGGCGGTGCGCTCGGGGTAGAGGCTGTCCATGTCGCGGCCCACCATCCCCTTGATGATGCGGGGCACGAGGGTGTGGCGCTGCTCCTGCGGGACGCGCATGTCGATCGTCTCGATCGTCGAGCCGTCGCGGATGACGGTGGTGGCGTCGGCGACCGCGGCGATCTCGCCGAGCTTGTGGGAGATGATGATGCTGGTGACGCCCTCGTCGCGCAGGCCGCGGATGAGGCCGAGCAGATGCTCGGAGTCGTCGTCGTTCAGCGCCGCGGTGGGCTCGTCGAGGATCAGCAGGCTCACGTTCTTCGAGAGCGCCTTGGCGATCTCGACGAGCTGCTGCTTGCCCACGCCCAGCTGGCCGACGGGCGTGACGGGCTTCTCCTTGAGCCCCACGCGTGCGAGCAGCTCGGCGGCCCGGGCGTTGGTCTCGTGCCAGCTGATCACGCCGCCGCGGGCCTGCTCGTTGCCGAGGAAGATGTTCTCGGCGATCGAGAGGTGGGGCACCAGGGCGAGCTCCTGGTGGATGATCACGATGCCCTCGGCCTCGGAGTCGTTGATCGAGGCGAAGCGGACGGGCCGGCCGCGGTAGTGGATCTCGCCCTCGTAGGTGCCGGCCGGCTCCACGCCGGAGAGCACCTTCATGAGGGTGGACTTGCCGGCGCCGTTCTCGCCGCAGATCGCGTGGATCTCCTGCTCCTGGACGGTGAGGGACACGTCCTTGAGCGCGACCACGCCGGGGAATCGTTTGGTGATGGACCGCATCTCGAGGATGTGTTCGGCCACGGGGTCCTCCTTGGGGCTGGGGGTCCCGGCGACGCGGAGCGTGCCGGGACCCCACCGGGGTGCTGCGGAACCGTGCTCGGTGCCTTCTCGGCTCCCGCTCAGAGCTGGCCG comes from Brachybacterium faecium DSM 4810 and encodes:
- a CDS encoding multiple monosaccharide ABC transporter membrane protein (PFAM: Branched-chain amino acid transport system / permease component), producing MAGTSDIKELLTRNMRSSGIYIAFVFIIVLFSILTKGQLLSPGNLTNLVLQYSYILILAIGMVLIIVAGHIDLSVGSVVALTGAVAAVVVIGNGLPWWVGVVAALATGVLVGLWQGFWVAYVGIPAFIVTLAGMLIFRGLTMQVLGNVSLSPFPKEYQYISGGFLNGLLGGNGYDAFTLILGAALIAVFVIQQYRGRLAKLKYKQQVEAFWLFWVKNLAVALVVMAFAWQLAHSRGLPVVLILLAALVLIYGFVSQRTIFGRHIYAMGGNLQAARLSGVKTRRVNMWLFVNMGLLSAIAGIVYSARSNSAQPGAGNMFELDAIAAAFIGGAAVTGGVGKVHGAIIGGLIMAVMSNGMSIMGIDQSTQSVVRGVVLLIAVAFDVWNKKRSGTGA
- a CDS encoding monosaccharide ABC transporter ATP-binding protein (PFAM: ABC transporter), which gives rise to MAEHILEMRSITKRFPGVVALKDVSLTVQEQEIHAICGENGAGKSTLMKVLSGVEPAGTYEGEIHYRGRPVRFASINDSEAEGIVIIHQELALVPHLSIAENIFLGNEQARGGVISWHETNARAAELLARVGLKEKPVTPVGQLGVGKQQLVEIAKALSKNVSLLILDEPTAALNDDDSEHLLGLIRGLRDEGVTSIIISHKLGEIAAVADATTVIRDGSTIETIDMRVPQEQRHTLVPRIIKGMVGRDMDSLYPERTAQIGEEIFRIEDWHVGHPTQPGRTVVDKASLTVRAGEVVGIAGLMGAGRTELAMSVFGQSYGRDITGTAYMHGRPVRMRTVADAIDAGIAYVSEDRKQYGLNLIQDIRTNVTAAALKKITTGGWINGNEEIAVAERYRSSLNIKTPTVMATVGKLSGGNQQKVVLSKWLYTEPELLILDEPTRGVDVGAKFEIYSIINQLAESGKAIIVISSELPEVMGVADRIYTLSAGRVTGEVAAQDATQEHLMELMTMERE